The Poriferisphaera corsica DNA segment TGGGTTCGCTCACAGCGATCATCTCGCCCTCAGCGTTCTGCTGCCAGATGCCAGAGTAGACGGTGTCGCGCTTGAGGTTCAGGCAGGCCGCGATGCAGTCACCTTCTGAAAGATCATCGCTAACACCTTGGTTCATAACAACTTGAAGGGTTGGCACTTCAATAATTTTGCAGCCTAAAACCATGGCGAGCATTTTCGCGGTGGTGATCGCAATGCGGAGGCCCGTGAAACTTCCCGGGCCGGTTGAAATGTAAACCTCTTTGAGATCAGATTTTGCAATGCCTTGTTCTGTAAAAATCTCGTCCACAGTTTGCATGAGATCAAGGTTATGGCGGCGTGAGGCGGGAAGATCGCGGACGGCAAGGATCTGATCACCACGGCCAATTGCAATACGCCCGACTCGGCCGGAAGCCTCGATCGCTAAGCTCACGACAGAAGGGGGTGTAGACTCGCAACCACTTGATTGGCAATTGGTTAAGTTGTGGGATGGGTTCTCACTCATATTGGAAGATATTCTAACACCGAGAAGAGCAGCATCCCAATCCGACATCTCGCAATCAATGACTCAGCACAAAAGCATGTACGAAGTTTGAGTATTCACATGCCTGAGTTGTGTGGGTTTTAGGGTATTCAGAAAAGACTGAAAAACATCAGCTGTTTCTGTTTAATTCTCCACCGCCAATCCACTCTTAATGCCTTTATAGGCTGCGTTTAGAAGGGTTAGGAAATTTCAGGTTAGCCCATTTTGTCTAAATCTACAGATCGAGCGTTTAACGGGGTAGTTATTCGCTAGTATGGTTCGGCTCGTGTAACATAATCGATCCAGCCTGAGCTTTTAAACCATGACTATTTTAAGGGATAGAACATTGCAGCAGCATCACGTGAGTATCAATGGGCTCTCATCGAATCAATATATTGAGGGGGTTTATGCGGTCCAAAATTGTCAGTTGGGGATGACGAAGAATGGCAAGCCGTTCTTGAAGTGTTTGATTGCTGACAAGACGGGCCGGACACCGGGTCGGATGTGGAATGCCTCGGAAGAGTTGTACGCAACGCTGCCAACGGATGGTTTTGTCTACATACAGGCGCAAACTCAGCCGTATCAGGGTGAGATACAGTTGATCATTCAGAATATTAAGCCGCATGTCCCAACGGATACTGAGCTGCGTGAGTTGGTGCCAACCACGAAGTTTAGTATTGACGAGATGTTCAGCGAGGTATTGCGTATGTTGGGTTCGATCGAGAATCCGGTGATCGCAGCCATTGCGAACGAGTACTTGTCTGACGGTCAGTTGATGGATCGTTTCTGCAATGCACCTGCGGCTCAGGTGTTACATCATGCATACTTGGGTGGGTTGTTGGAGCACACGTTGTCGGTGATGAAGTTGGCGGAATCGATCTTGCCGCACTATCCGGGCGTGAACCGTGAT contains these protein-coding regions:
- the tsaB gene encoding tRNA (adenosine(37)-N6)-threonylcarbamoyltransferase complex dimerization subunit type 1 TsaB, which produces MSENPSHNLTNCQSSGCESTPPSVVSLAIEASGRVGRIAIGRGDQILAVRDLPASRRHNLDLMQTVDEIFTEQGIAKSDLKEVYISTGPGSFTGLRIAITTAKMLAMVLGCKIIEVPTLQVVMNQGVSDDLSEGDCIAACLNLKRDTVYSGIWQQNAEGEMIAVSEPKLRSSDELRDEAGDQLRVVVGEVLPEALKNEDSWTRKQNVKIISGPAALADASHTWLIGRSLSKAGKYIEAKDLQAAYIREPEAVTLWNMNHPPAPGSSRTRK
- a CDS encoding 3'-5' exoribonuclease YhaM family protein, with the protein product MSINGLSSNQYIEGVYAVQNCQLGMTKNGKPFLKCLIADKTGRTPGRMWNASEELYATLPTDGFVYIQAQTQPYQGEIQLIIQNIKPHVPTDTELRELVPTTKFSIDEMFSEVLRMLGSIENPVIAAIANEYLSDGQLMDRFCNAPAAQVLHHAYLGGLLEHTLSVMKLAESILPHYPGVNRDVVVFGLFLHDLGKCEELSWEAGFSYTDVGQLIGHIGQGVLMLEKKIEAVEREPEHADDPAAVKVPKAIKHMLHHIILSHHGEPEFGALKIPASAEAILISHIDNLDAKMNMAISETRNEESKPAPGAGNFTEKIWALNTKLYRPDPTTVED